The following proteins come from a genomic window of Pasteuria penetrans:
- a CDS encoding type II 3-dehydroquinate dehydratase, translating to MIAIRVIHGPNLQRLGRREVSIYGEQTLAELDQRLVRLGREWGLMVTCVQHSGEGELMKALNAAEEDAHGVVFNPGAYTHTSYVLRDAVAGLRIPVIEVHLTNLYARESFRSRSVIVDVCHGQIVGMGGLSYEAALWTLRGLLVDQ from the coding sequence TTGATAGCGATACGTGTTATCCATGGTCCCAATTTGCAACGTCTCGGCAGACGGGAGGTATCTATTTATGGGGAGCAAACCCTCGCTGAGCTGGATCAGCGATTAGTACGGCTGGGGAGAGAGTGGGGTTTGATGGTTACCTGTGTACAGCACTCCGGCGAGGGGGAACTGATGAAGGCCCTGAATGCGGCGGAGGAGGATGCACACGGGGTAGTTTTCAATCCGGGTGCTTATACCCATACGAGTTACGTTCTCCGTGATGCTGTGGCGGGTTTGCGGATCCCTGTTATCGAAGTACATTTGACCAACTTGTATGCCCGGGAGTCCTTTCGGTCCCGCTCCGTGATTGTTGATGTTTGCCATGGCCAGATTGTGGGCATGGGTGGCTTAAGCTATGAAGCTGCTTTGTGGACCCTACGTGGTTTGCTTGTAGATCAATGA
- a CDS encoding M24 family metallopeptidase has protein sequence MSGPYVGRLEQLRARLRREHIPAILITQPDNRRYLTGFTGSHGIVLITATEAVVITDARYRVQVENEAPDYKPVLQGNMGWIAAVITQVKRLEVGTVAFEENHVTVSIHQRLLKDCPDTTWRAVAGYVEALRIVKDEQELILLRKAARIADRAFLQVVGQLGSGMTERSIARALSRSVEDQGASGMAFDTIVASGKRSALPHGIATDAKIAKDDMVTIDFGAVYHGYCSDMTRTFVLGEPNEQQREIHSIVAAAQMRAMEAIRPGKTAHEIDAAARNYISERGYGEAFIHSTGHGVGLCVHELPNLAQRQRDTRLVPGMVVTLEPGIYLPGVGGVRIEDVVLVTEEGAQFLTHAPRMICLRDILKRVGEKAVD, from the coding sequence GTGAGTGGACCATATGTTGGGCGTTTGGAACAATTACGGGCCCGGTTACGGCGCGAACATATTCCAGCGATTTTGATAACCCAGCCTGACAATCGTCGTTACCTGACGGGTTTTACTGGTTCCCACGGTATCGTTTTGATTACAGCAACAGAAGCTGTTGTCATTACGGATGCCCGTTATCGTGTACAGGTTGAGAACGAGGCACCCGATTACAAGCCAGTTTTACAAGGCAATATGGGATGGATAGCTGCTGTCATTACACAAGTCAAACGGTTGGAAGTAGGGACGGTGGCTTTTGAGGAAAATCACGTTACTGTTTCTATCCACCAACGCTTGCTTAAGGACTGCCCCGATACTACCTGGCGTGCGGTGGCGGGCTATGTGGAGGCATTGCGGATTGTTAAGGATGAACAGGAACTGATTCTTCTGCGTAAAGCAGCCCGGATTGCGGATCGTGCTTTTTTGCAGGTTGTGGGGCAACTGGGATCTGGGATGACAGAACGGTCGATAGCACGGGCTCTTTCGCGGAGTGTGGAGGATCAGGGGGCCTCGGGAATGGCCTTTGATACGATCGTTGCATCTGGTAAGCGTTCGGCGTTGCCTCATGGGATTGCAACTGATGCCAAAATAGCCAAGGATGACATGGTGACTATCGATTTTGGTGCCGTGTATCACGGGTATTGTTCGGACATGACGCGCACATTTGTGTTGGGTGAACCCAACGAACAGCAGAGGGAAATACATTCCATTGTAGCTGCTGCACAGATGCGGGCCATGGAAGCCATTCGACCAGGAAAAACGGCCCATGAAATCGATGCAGCCGCACGGAATTATATATCGGAAAGGGGTTATGGGGAAGCGTTCATCCATTCTACTGGGCATGGGGTGGGCCTTTGTGTGCACGAGTTGCCCAACTTAGCGCAACGGCAGCGGGACACACGTTTGGTGCCTGGTATGGTGGTGACGTTGGAGCCGGGTATTTATCTCCCCGGTGTTGGTGGGGTGCGGATAGAAGATGTCGTTCTCGTTACAGAAGAGGGTGCTCAATTCTTGACGCATGCTCCTCGTATGATTTGTCTACGAGATATATTGAAGAGGGTGGGGGAGAAGGCGGTTGATTAG
- the efp gene encoding elongation factor P: MISVNDFRTGITIELEQGAWTVLEFQHVKPGKGAAFVRSKLRNISTGVIQERTFRAGEKVVPAHVENVTMKYLYKNGDNYTFMSMENYEQMELSSSQLEYELQFLQEEMEVQMISYKGKIIGIELPNSVILEVIETDPGVRGDTATGGSKPAKLSTGLMVQVPMFINVGDRLVIDTRSGGYVSRS, translated from the coding sequence TTGATTAGTGTAAATGATTTCCGTACGGGTATAACCATTGAATTGGAGCAGGGGGCATGGACAGTTTTAGAATTTCAGCATGTGAAACCTGGTAAGGGTGCTGCCTTTGTTCGTTCCAAATTGCGTAATATTTCTACGGGTGTCATTCAGGAACGTACATTTCGTGCGGGTGAAAAGGTGGTTCCCGCCCATGTGGAAAATGTGACTATGAAGTATCTCTATAAAAATGGGGACAATTATACCTTTATGAGTATGGAAAATTATGAGCAAATGGAATTATCTTCCTCCCAATTGGAATATGAACTTCAATTCCTGCAAGAGGAAATGGAAGTTCAGATGATCTCCTACAAGGGGAAAATTATAGGTATTGAATTGCCCAATTCAGTGATCCTGGAGGTAATAGAAACAGATCCCGGGGTACGCGGTGATACGGCCACTGGGGGATCCAAACCGGCCAAGTTGTCAACTGGTTTGATGGTGCAAGTGCCCATGTTCATCAATGTAGGGGATCGTTTAGTGATTGATACACGAAGTGGGGGTTATGTATCGCGGTCCTGA